The DNA region ATGGTTTCGTAGCAGTCGAGCGTGATGGTGTAGTTGTACTCTCCGCCCGGTACGTTCTCAAAAAGGTCTCCGAGGATTTGTCCCGTGATGATCGTCTCGTCGTAGCCGTTCGGGCCTGTCATGTTGACTGTAGCTCCTGCAAGGGTGAATGGTGATCCAACAAAAAAGAAAACATTGTTGGAGGTAATCTCAGTTGGGTTCTCGAATACCGATACGCCTTGTCCACCGCCTAAGCATTCTACAGTCACAGATCCTGTGATGGTCTCGTAGCAATCTAGTGTGATGGTGTAGTCATAATCTCCACCAGGTACATTTTCGAAAAGGTCGCCTAAGATCGCTCCCGTTACAATTGATTCGTCGTAGCCATCAGGGCCCGTCAAGTTTATTGTAGCTCCAGCCAAAGTGAACGGTGATCCAACAAAGAAGAATACATTGTTGGATGTGATCTCAGTTGGGTTCTCGAATACAGAAACACCTTGTCCGCCACCGAGGCATTCTACCGTTACCGATCCGGTGATGGTTTCGTAGCAGTCTAGTGTGATGGTGTAGTTGTACTCTCCGCCCGGTACGTTTTCGAAAAGGTCACCGAGTAGTTCGCCTGTTACTATGCTCTCGTCATAGCCGTCAGGCCCCGTCATATTAACCGTAGCTCCAGCAAGGGTAAATGGTGATCCAACGAAGAAGAATACGTTGTTGGAAGTAATCTCTTGTGGGTTTTCGAATACAGAAACACCTTGTCCGCCGCCGAGGCATTCTACTGTTACCGATCCAGTGATGGTTTCGTAGCAGTCAAGCGCGATCGTATAGTCATACTCACCGCCCGGTACGTTCTCGAAAAGGTCACCGAGGATTTGTCCTGTTATAATCGTCTCGTCGTAGCCGTTCGGGCCTGTCATGTTGACTGTAGCTCC from Cryomorphaceae bacterium 1068 includes:
- a CDS encoding T9SS type A sorting domain-containing protein encodes the protein GATVNMTGPNGYDETIITGQILGDLFENVPGGEYDYTIALDCYETITGSVTVECLGGGQGVSVFENPQEITSNNVFFFVGSPFTLAGATVNMTGPDGYDESIVTGELLGDLFENVPGGEYNYTITLDCYETITGSVTVECLGGGQGVSVFENPTEITSNNVFFFVGSPFTLAGATINLTGPDGYDESIVTGAILGDLFENVPGGDYDYTITLDCYETITGSVTVECLGGGQGVSVFENPTEITSNNVFFFVGSPFTLAGATVNMTGPNGYDETIITGQILGDLFENVPGGEYNYTITLDCYETITGSVTVECIGGGQGVSVSENPMEIVLDTEVTQDSNVLTASAEGVEYQWIDCSDDEPIEGETSQTFAAEANGEYAVIITSENCSSTSECFNITTVGVENRRNNLNLAVFPNPFRNQVNISLEGLEGNTTVEVYSVSGQQMLIKTSQNSGNQTLDLSNLPSGVYVLKVSNGDGLFIDQIIKQ